CCAGAAAcccaccatcctcctgcctcagagatCACCAAGCCTGTCAAAGGCTAGCTTCTAATGACATAATTAAAATGTTACAGTACTCCTAGCATCCTCACGGCAGCGCTGGAGGGCTCCGCAATCTCTGGTCCACCCGGGGCAGGGCTCAACACTCCATCCCCAGTAAGGCTGGGCTGTGTGAACATGGAGCTCGTGAAAGAGTTCAAAGTTCTTTGGGTTCCAATAtcttcatattaaaattttaaaactcaaatttttATGTGgagtaatttaaaacaaaaaaaattgataagggttgggggtggtggctcagtagataaaagtcACATGATGCcaaactgacaacctgagtttgctcTCTGAAGCCTCCGTAGTGGAAGAAGACGACCAAATCCTGCAAGATGTTCGGACCTCCACACAGTTGTGGCACATACATGTACCCCTAccccaacaaaataaataagtgtaataaaataattctaagaaTAAAGGGGGTGGGTAGAGAAGAAACCCACCATGTATTAGAAGCTGGGGAGATGCCTTAGTTAATGATTATTGGGGGATCTGAGCCCAGCACTCATGTAAATCAGCAATGCACACTGATAAATAAAGTTGAGATTGATTGGGGAAGATACTCAATATCAATGTctggcctttacacacacacacacacacacacacacacacacacacacacacacacacaactgttagGCTAAGTCCACCTTGAGGCTCTGTGTACAGCCCGGATGGGACCCTCTCTGGGACTGCAGCATAGTGGACCAGCATGCTGTACCACTGGTCAAGTTGGACTCCTTTGGATTTGTGGGAAGCCCAAGACATCTACTTCTGTGGTCATGCTCCTACCACGGCCATCCACTAGGTGACACTACTGACCCAGAATTTTACATTAGGCAATCTGACTTGGTGATTCCCCCAATCCGAGGCCATTTAGGCTCCTGCTACTGCCCAGACCTGTCTGGGAGCGGcttgactcttttttttcttttcttttttctttctttctttctttctttctttctttctttctttctttctttctttctttctttctttctttctttcttcttcttcttcttcttcttctNNNNNNNNNNNNNNNctccctccctccctccctccctcccttccttccttccttccttccttccttcctttcttgtatCTTTCATTAAGTAAAAAGGACCTCTTTATATCTGGTTCTCTCtgatatttacttaaaatatttctggcaGCACATTTTCATTTGGACTAGACACATTTCAAGTGCTCAGAGCCACGATTGGCTAGAGGATCTCAgactgggctggggctggggctggggtccTTCATCTAAGGGaggcttttctctctctgacaGTCATTAGCATATTTTCTAGGCTAAGTGTCCCTAGGGGCAAGGACACCCAGATGTTTACTTCGTTAGCCCTCCTCATGGCTTGAGATAGTAAGAGCTGCCCTGAAGTCTGAGATGGAGAAAGTGTCTTCCTAGAGGTCTGGCTGCCATTTGCAAACAGCCATGGTTTTCCTCACCAAGCAAATAtgctttttatgtgtatgcatgtgggtgggGTAGCGTGAGTATTATGGGAGTGCTCATGTGTgctggtgcacatacatgcttgTGCACCtgttgtgaaggtcagaggttgacGGTGGGTGGCTTCTTCAGTTACTCTCCACCATCTCTCATAAGTCAGAGTCCCTTTCTGAACCAGGAACTCACTGATTCACAAGCTGGGGatcctctgtttctgcctcctgaggactggggGTACAGGTGGGCTGCCATTCCTACCTGGCACTTATGTGCATGTTGAGTCTGAGTGCCACACCTCCTGACTGCTCAgagcaggcactttacccactcagccatcttaaACTCTCAAACATTTTCTAAACTTACTAATTCCCAAGTGTGCTTTCGGTTCCTCTTCAGGCAGAGCTGCATGGGAGATGGGAGTCCTCCTCCTCAGgactgccctccctccctccctccctccttttctcctcttcctcttcctctcctctcctcttcctccctcccgcccgccttccttcctttctgccaaACTCCCTTTCTGCCTTTGTTAAGAACAGCATTTCTGAAATAAACTTGAAACCAACCAAAGCCACCCTTCCCATACACTCGAGTATGTGGGCACGCACACACAATAACATGGTTGGCTTTGCTCCGCACCAGCCCCAGGACATAGGCCAGGGATTGCTATCTGAGATGACATTCTGGAGTTAATGTTTCTTTCCCATCTGGGCTTGTTTCTTATTTACAAAAGCATCCGATTTGAACTCCGTGGTCTCTGTGACCCTTCCAGCTCTGGTTTCCCACATCCTTCGTGACCCTGGGATTTTTAAATGGTTCCATGATGCTCTGTCCAAGTTATACTCCTCTGTGTCCCCTTGGTGGCTTTAGGTCACTCTGGTAAAACAAAGCAAGGAGACAGGTaagggaaagagaacaaaatgaagagactcggggtggggtgggggcagaaacCGAGGAGGAATGAGAACCAGAAGAACAACAGGCAGAGCCCCTGGCACTTCAGAGATGGCATCTGTTGGAGCAATCCCAAGAGGGTCTCTGCCTACGGCTTAGCACCATAAGGCCtggcaggagagagacagagagggacttACCCCACAGATCTCCTTTTCAGCCTTAGTGAGTTGATTAGAAACCCAGACAGAGGGCCCTAATAGGTCTCAGGAACCATACTGCCTCAGGTCTCTTCTCCCAGCTAAGTGTTGAGGGTTAAGGCCTCTGTGGGATAGATATGAAGGGGCCAGGGCACAGCATTTGCCATCAGATGATAGAAAACACACACCTGAGGAGGAACAGAAGGCTTTTTTGTGATCAGTCTTTTTTCACTATATAAGCTTGTGGCCCAGCAGGTCTGAGGCTGCAGAGGAAACCAGACGCTGGCCGAGATCCCTATAGGCTGGGccaggctgggctggggctggggcagatGCGTGATGCTGCTGGGATGATTCTCTGGGGAGAAGGGAATTGAAAAAGAGAGATATTTCcaaggagggcagagaaggagagaggctgtgtggcacacacacacacacacacacacacacacacacacacacacacacagcttccctGCTTCCTCACCCTCATTCACTGGAGAGCAGGGGAAAGGAGCGatcttctctctgctctcccagctTTCTCTTGCTTCCCCGCCCATCTGTGCAGTCAGCAGCTCCAGCAaagttagcctcaaacttgaaCGGAGCGGAAGCCTTCAGCTCCCTGGGAGCTCCGCGGTGGTGGTGGctgcagccacagcagcagcagcagcagcagcagcagttcagCTGTGGACGCTTCGATCCTTGAGAAGCTCTTCTGAATCTTCCAACACTCAGCTAGCCCCCAGCTCTCTGCAAAATACATCCACCCTCGTCCTGGAGGTTTGAAATCTGGACTTGGGGAATGGTGTGCTGAGGACcctctggaactcactatccCTACCTGGACTTGAAGAAACCCAAAGCTCGAGTGAACATGGCCAACCCAGCGCAGCCTCCGCTTCAGGACCCAGGCTCCACCTCACCCTTGGAACTGCCTGAGATGGAAAAACTACTCACAAAAGTGGAGAACAAGGATGACCAAGCCCTGAATCTGTCCAAGTCTCTGTCAGGGGCTCTGGACCTGGAGCAGAATGGTCACAGCCTGCCCTTCAAGGTCATCTCCGAGGGGCACCGCCAGCCCTCCCTTTCCGGCTCCCCTTCCCGGGTCAGCTCTCGGCGAGCATCCTCCGTCATCACCACCTCCTACGCCCAGGACCAAGAAGCCCCCAAAGATTACCTGGTCCTTGCCATTGCCTCTTGCTTCTGCCCCGTCTGGCCCCTCAACCTCATCCCCCTCATCTTTTCCATCATGGTAAGCATAATGCTTTGTTCAGGGAAATGGTTTGGGCACCTCAGTGCGCCAGGCTTTTCCTCAGGGAAGGGGCTTAAAGTGCTGAGAAGCATCGGGTGTTAGAGCCTTGGCAGGAAACCTTTCTCATCTCCTGACTTCCCTTCTAGAGAGGGCCTAAGGCTCAGTTCTGCTTGCTCTTCCTTCATGTTTGCCTCTGGGTATCACTGGTCAACTTCTTGCTGCCCCTGCTGGCAGAAGGATTCGGGGGTACATCTGGAGTGAACTTCTGCAGAAGAGAGTGACAGCCAATttggtgtttgtgcatgtgtgtggaggggctgtcttgattgctttttttttttttttaaactatggggatgggatgggggactGTCTAAGTGTAGTTCTGTATCAACAGAGAACATACCCAGAAGAGGGCCAAGGGTTCCAGATGCTCCACGGAGAGCCAGGCCTCCTAGGCCACCAGGGTATTCTACCAGCCTCTGTTTCCAAGAACCACAGCGGCCTCCTTGCTTCCCCTGGAGCCCTGGGGCCTGGCTTCCCTTGAGGCCCATGGGGAGGGGAAGCGGGGGAGTTGTCAGGCTGGggtttgggacacaatgaagttCTTGGAGCACAACAAATCTCCTGATTTTCCAGACTTCACTATCTGGCTTTTAGTGGAGGTCTGGGCACAAGTCAGAGGACATGGCCAGACTGGCCAAGGAGGTGCATGCATGCTAGTCTTCACTTCTGAAGGACTCTCAATAGTTTGTCTTAGATTGTCCTCAAGCCAAGCCGTCGGGTAGCAATGCTTACAGAAGATCTTAAAGAGAATGAGTGCTGATGGACAGGGCTGGATAGGACAGGGACTTTCACAATGAGGTTAAGGCCAGTTAGAATGAGTGACCTGGGTGGGGTGACACTGTCTGTCTCCCTTGAAGTGACACAACTGCTGAGTCACTGATTATCCAGCCACTAGGAGTTATGGTCACTCTTACTATACTTCTTCAGACATCTCTGTCCATGCCATTAAGTTCCTGTGTGATCTAGAGCCACCTGACAGGGCACCGGGGACAGTAGCAGCTTGAGTGTAAGAGGCTTGATCTGAGAGACAAAGTTAGGCAGGGTGCTGGGCAGGGCCCATCTAAACTTCCTGTGCTGCCTACTGCACTTGGGGACCGTGCCAGGCTCCAGGGTGTAGCTAATGGCTCTGGGCTGGGCCAATTTCAGAGTTGTTGGTTACAGAGAAAGGTcccaggaagagagacagaagggaaaTCAAGATAAGGGCTCAGGAGAAAAACAGATTGTAGAATTATCTCCTGGGAATTGGGGGAGAAATAAGCTGTCCTTGCCCAAAAGAAGCTGGGTCGAAGACTGGAGACCGCTGGACCTATCTgtgcctcttctttctctttttctgtactTGAGTAGGGTCTGAAGGTCCAGAAGTAAGGGATACAACTGTAAACCCAACACTAGGTCTGAGTTCCTGGGGTTGTATTCCAGGCAGGGACTCTTCTAATCAGGTCCTTACGACATAGTGCAAGAAGTGCCCAGGCTAGACACAAACACAAGGGAATGAAGTCATTTGGAGCAAGTGGCTCAATCTCCCCCCAGCTCACCCATCTGCGAAGCAGACAGATGCTCAATGGCTGCGTTAGAGAGCAGAAAGAGGCTGAGAAGGGGCCTTACAAAGTGCTGAAGGACGGAGCCCAGCCCAACCTAAGTGTTTTCTGCGGTTACACTAAGTGTTGCAGGGAGTTTCCCTTCTGCGGGAATGGGAAGCCAttgtgggatttatttatttatttatttatttgtgaacttctgagacactgtcttgtaatatagcccaggctggcctcagactcattttaattctcctacttcagcctcccaagagctatAATGACAAGAGTGTACTAATACACCCTTTATCTTCTAATGGGGTTTTAAATAGCTTTATTAATGTAATTCAAATATCATCTAACTCGCCCATCTAAAGTGCATGGTTTAATGGTTCTCCGCCCCCCTTCTTCTATCTTATATGTAGccctggatagcctggaacttgctgtgtaaaccagattggccttgaactcagagatgtgcctgcctcgaCTTCCCAGGTGAAAAGCAAAAACTAGCCAGGTGTGCTtgtgcacgcctctaatcccagcaatgaggaagcagaggcaggaggatctctatgaattaaaggccaacctggtctacatagtgagttctagtccagccaaAGTTAtatggtgagaccctatcttaacaAACaagcacaataaaacaaaacaacacataaGAATGGCACACATTGATGGGATGCCATGTAGTGTTTCAATAATTATACACTTTGTACCAATGGGTTAAACATAGATATCTCCTCAACCACTgatcacttccttccttcttccttccttcttccttccttcttccttccttcttccttccttcttccttccttcttccttcctctttctttctttctttctttctttctttctttctttctttctttctttctttctttctctctctctctctctctcNtctctctctctctctctctctctctctctctctctctttctttctttctttctttcttagatttatttatttcatgtatgtggtgggtatactgtcactgtcttcagacacaccagaggtgGCATCAGAtgcctattacagatggttgtgagccaccatgtggctgctgggaattgaactcagaacctctggaagagcagtcagtgctcttaaccactgagtcatctctccagccttttgttttttaaagatcattttctTATGATAGAAACTTTCTCCtagtttttaaaactgtataGTGCTTTGGGCTGGGGAGAAAACGCCCATGTGTAGAGTGTTTTTCTTGCAAGATGAGAGCCTGCGTTCAAATCccataatttacatttaaaaagctgGGCGTTACACATCTGTAGtccagtgctggggaaggggaaagaggtgggtccctggggcttgcagCCAGCCTCacctacttggtgagctccaagccagggagagactttgtctcaaaaagcaagatggCTGGAAATGTACttcagtgccacacacacacagagcagatgGCACTTAGGAACAACATACACCCAACACCAAGGTTTCCCCTCGATGGGACTTATGAACACACCTCTGCCCCTGTTTGTCTTCAACCCTGTAGTTTAGGTGTCAAAGCTGTGGCCATCCTCCCGGATCAGCCTCCTCCGGAGGGcaggagccaccacacccagctttagaCTGAATGGGATCCCGTCTTCTGTGGCTGAATGGTCATTCCCTGGCTTCTAGTGCTTTCAATGAGCTATATCTTAACCCCAGTTGATTCTAGAAAACTTTCCTCATTGTCAAAAGAAACCTGTGTATTTTAGATGTTACTCATGTTCTAGACACATACATATCCCAACCCCCAAGCCTGGGTGACACCAATTTTCCTATCTCCACAGAGGAACTTATTTCAGGcgttaatttaaaaatgagattatatAGCAAGTAAGTAGAAGGTAGCAAGTGAGTTGGAGCTGGAGaatgatggtgcacgcctttaattccagcacttggaaagcagaggcaggcagatctctaagttcaagaccagcttagtctacagagtccaaggacagccaggactacacagagcaaatctgtctcaaaaggaaaaaaagttctGGAGGTTTGAATCTTGGATCAGGTTCTGTCAAGGGGCAGAGATGGCTTCTGGGAATTCCCCCAAGATTTGGCTCTCCTGATCTTCCATTCATTTGATCCTTCACTGTCTTATTCATTCATCTTGAATGGCCAGTTGCTTGTTTTGAGGGAACTGAACTGTTCAGGGTACCTCTCCGGCATCAGTGACCCAGCCTGTCTTAAGAAGCAAGCACAATGCTAGACAGAGAAGCAATGGATAAGGTGAGTGACTGCTGTTTAGCATTacaggaggggaggagagtgtGCCAGTGGCTGTTGCAAGTCAGGGATTCACTCTTGGAACTTAGGTTTCTGATGAACCTCTGGGGAGTTTTAGGCTGAGACAGGATGTGGTCAGTTTATACAGTAAAGCCAACTCTCAGTTGCATTGTGGGAAATGGGCTACAGGAGGGAGATCCCATGTATGGGAAGGGATGGTGATGTCTGAGCTCTGGATGGACTGGGAGGGAAGATCACaaaggaagggtgtgtgtgtgtgtgtgtgtgttgtgatgtatgtgtgtttgcagtatgtgtatgtgtgtatgtgagtggggtgtgtgtggtagggtgtgtatgtatgtttggtgtgtgatgtgtgtgtcttgagtgtgtgtgtgtgtgtgtgtgtgtgtgtgtgtgtgtgtgtgtgtgtagcacatgcTCAGGCTCCAACTCAGAAATGCTGGAGCTATTCTCAAAGCTGGCTCTGGGACATTTCACATTTATTAACTCAGAGCCAACCCAACTAACCAAAAAACAATGACGAAGAGCATTTACTAAGAGAGGTGGACAGAGAAGGGGTTTGAAAAAGAGATCCTAGAAGGTGGGAAGGAAGCTagaaaaaagggaggggaagaagggcaAAATCTGACAAGGAAGGGAGTGGCTGAAGGCCTGGAGAAGTTAGGTTCACGTGGGCTTGTCTTCTGGGTTAGCTATCCCTAGATTCTGGGTGTCTGGATGGAGAGGCATAGACAAAGGGAGGAAGGTGTGGGGATCCCTGGAGAGGTGACATCTTAAGGGAGAAATACTCATAGGAAACAGAGCTCTCAGGGAGTGCGTGGCAGTGTCTCTatttggagagggagggagagagagagagagagagagagagagagagagagagagagagagagcaagagagctcaCAGCACAGGGGATGGACAGAGGCTCTGCTGAGGCTACAGGCTGTGGGTGGGAAGCAGCTGCCGTCCGTTTTCATGGTGGGGTGACTTGCTCCAGCAATAGATGTAAGTTTGTAGACGCTGGGCTCTGAGCAGCAGAAGGGTCATTAGACCTGGGCCAGGTGGCACTGCAGATGTGGGCAAGAGTGGCTGAGGTGACATGCAGACAAGTAGGGCTGGACAAAGAAGGAGTGAGTGGTGACCTTGGctgagaagcagagaccacaggtgGGGACTCTGAGTAGGGCAGGTCCCAGTAACACAGCAGGCTGAGGGCAGTGTTGGGTGTTCAGACTTCAGAGGAGTGATGGCAAGGGTGGGATGTCGCTGTGGAAATGGATGTCCAAGGGAAGCATCAGCGTCAGGACCAGGGATGGGGAAATTGAAGGATAATGTTACTGAAATTCATGGATGCCTACTCAGTGTCAGGCACAGTGCCAAATTGTTTAGATCTATTATCTCATTCAGCCCCGGCTGTACTGTGAGGCCTGGGTGCTATTATTATTCTCATGGTGCAGACAAAAAATCCTCAAGTGCAGACAAGAAGGTAGCAAGTGAGTTGGAGCCCAGCCTGGCTGCCTTGACTGGTAGACCATGTCGCACCAACCACAGCCTGGGGATGAAGGGGTCAGGTTTTTATCTAGGGTTCTACACTATATCCTTACTGGCAGCAGCAAGGGTGGCATGTCACTGAGGGGGAGGTCAGTTTCCTACACCAAGGCTCTAAGTCTTGAAGATAGTTCAGGACTCCATACTAGAAATCCCTACAGGTGACCAGACGCAGGTTCAAGCCCTTACTTAGTCTCAGTGCTGGCAGCCTCTGAGAACACCATGTGCTGTTGCCCACAGAAGCACATCCTATACAGATTGGGCCATGGCCACATAGCTGGTAGGCGGCCTATCAGCTGGATGCTGGATCCATTGTTCTGTCATGGTTCCTTTTCGGGATCTGAGGATGCTTCCAGGAAAGTCAAACCTTCTGCTGTGTGTTCAGGGAAGAGCCAagtcctctctcatctctcttcctcctctagcTCATCTGCCCTCCCCATTAAGCCCACCAGAGGAAAACAAATAGCTCCTATAGGGCCTACTGTGGCCGGTGAGGTAGGGTCAAGGGCTTTCTCCGAAGAGCACTAGTCACAAATGTCCAGCCCCAGCTCTAGTGTGCCCTGCAGTCTCTGTGGCCCCCTTGGGCAGGGGCAGGCTTGACCCATGGGGCAGACTGAGAAATGACCATGTTCTTATAACAAGGTCCCTTGTCAGCAGAGGAAGACCCCAGGCCATGGCCTTCTATGAGCAAGACCGATAAAACAAGCCAATAGCTGGACATGTGGTATGTGCcgattaatcccagcacttgggaggtagagacaggaggatgggagtTTCAGATCAGCAccagctacaaagcaagttcttgGCCTgtctgggctacctgagaccttgACTCAGAGAATCAGTAAATATTATCTAAAATGGGCAAAACAGAAACAGCCGTGCCACAGGACTGCTGAGAGGATTGAGTGAGCGACCATGCACTACAGCACCTACACAAAACTCTGCATGTTGGAGACACTTCCTAGGTGGGGGTGGACACTGTTTTTACTGATAGTAAATGAAATTCTGCAAGGCCAGAGGAAAGGACTAAACCCATGTGAATGGGCAATTCTGATTGGTACCAGTTTGGAAATGACCAGGTCCCACATCAATTTACTGCCTCTAGTGGTGGCACCCCCATCTGCAGTTGTGGTGATGGACACAGAGGCAGCCTTTTCTTTGTGAGTTATTACTATAACAAACCCTTCACAGTGCACCACAGTGGCTTCCAACCTTCCTTAGGCTTCCCCTGCCCccagacaagatctcatgtaaaCCAGTCTGGATTTGTAAATCTATGTaatccaaggatgaccttgaatgtgtgtgtgtgtgtgtgtgtgtgtgtgtgtgtgtgtatctctgtgattGTGAGACGGGGGCTCACCATGTAGTCTtgcttggcctggaacttgctagc
Above is a genomic segment from Mus caroli chromosome 11, CAROLI_EIJ_v1.1, whole genome shotgun sequence containing:
- the Trarg1 gene encoding trafficking regulator of GLUT4 1, translated to MANPAQPPLQDPGSTSPLELPEMEKLLTKVENKDDQALNLSKSLSGALDLEQNGHSLPFKVISEGHRQPSLSGSPSRVSSRRASSVITTSYAQDQEAPKDYLVLAIASCFCPVWPLNLIPLIFSIMSRSSVQQGDLDGARRLGRLARLLSITFIILGIVIIIVAVTVNFTVPK